The Metabacillus sp. B2-18 genome has a window encoding:
- a CDS encoding phospholipase D-like domain-containing protein — protein MEWIFGLYLLNALFMLFIAIWEVRRPAKALNWIIIVLILPVIGFWLYLSISNPKLIHRKRLTSSQNESDKLPDTYSDSASVIADALRHFTVHGLQVGQVQVLNNGIAKYEQLIESLQKAQKTIDMEYFIYRNDQIGNRITELLIEKAVNGVRVRFMRDGWGSKKFPRQKILQMVEAGIECRTIFPLRFPWILSNWNYRDHCKIVTVDGKKAFTGGMNVGYEYTGLKPDVGFWRDTHLQIIGEASVDLQTVFDVHWNIAVPDRIKSKTNQKTKSEETKINPIGRVDFSRWSAEWGSELSTLDGNEMDISPRTGTLQKAYIHTLEGNPGIPTPVIRQAYFICITQAIKTIDITTPYFVPETDIIMALKIAVARGVRVRLLVPRHVDQKIVGFASRTYYGELIEAGVHIYQYDKGMLHAKLMIIDEEIAEVGSVNYDLRSFRLNYEVCQVLYSADVARELTQQFERDLTDSFPLRIEDLLQRSLTERIVEQGARLLSPLL, from the coding sequence TTGGAATGGATTTTTGGTCTATATCTATTAAATGCACTCTTTATGTTATTTATAGCAATTTGGGAAGTTCGTCGGCCTGCCAAGGCTTTGAATTGGATAATAATCGTCCTTATTTTACCTGTCATTGGTTTCTGGCTATATCTTAGCATATCAAATCCTAAGCTTATTCATCGGAAAAGATTGACCTCTTCTCAAAATGAGTCTGACAAATTACCTGATACATATAGTGATTCAGCATCGGTAATCGCCGATGCTTTACGACATTTCACTGTACATGGGCTTCAAGTCGGCCAAGTCCAAGTACTTAACAATGGAATAGCAAAATATGAACAACTCATCGAATCCCTACAAAAAGCCCAAAAAACCATTGATATGGAATATTTCATCTATCGGAATGACCAAATTGGTAATCGTATCACAGAATTGCTGATCGAAAAAGCAGTAAACGGAGTCCGGGTTCGTTTTATGAGAGATGGTTGGGGGAGTAAAAAATTTCCTCGTCAAAAAATCCTTCAGATGGTGGAAGCAGGGATAGAATGCCGGACCATATTTCCATTACGCTTTCCCTGGATTTTGTCAAATTGGAATTATAGGGATCATTGTAAGATTGTCACCGTCGACGGAAAGAAAGCCTTTACTGGTGGCATGAACGTAGGATATGAATATACAGGATTGAAGCCTGACGTTGGCTTCTGGCGGGATACTCATTTGCAAATCATAGGAGAAGCATCAGTCGATTTGCAGACTGTCTTTGACGTTCATTGGAATATCGCTGTGCCGGACCGGATAAAGTCGAAAACAAATCAGAAAACAAAATCTGAGGAAACGAAAATTAATCCAATCGGCAGAGTAGATTTTTCCAGATGGTCAGCTGAATGGGGATCAGAGTTGAGCACCTTAGATGGTAATGAGATGGACATATCCCCAAGGACAGGGACATTACAAAAAGCGTACATCCATACGTTAGAAGGAAACCCTGGAATTCCTACCCCAGTTATTCGGCAAGCTTACTTTATATGCATAACACAGGCGATCAAGACTATCGATATAACAACACCCTACTTTGTACCGGAAACGGATATTATCATGGCATTAAAGATAGCTGTGGCTCGTGGTGTGCGCGTAAGATTACTGGTTCCTCGCCATGTTGATCAAAAAATCGTGGGCTTTGCAAGTCGTACCTATTACGGAGAACTTATAGAAGCTGGAGTCCATATCTATCAGTACGACAAAGGGATGTTGCATGCGAAGCTGATGATCATTGATGAGGAAATTGCAGAAGTAGGCTCAGTAAACTATGATTTGAGAAGTTTTCGTCTGAATTATGAGGTGTGTCAAGTCTTGTACAGTGCTGATGTGGCGAGGGAACTTACACAGCAATTCGAGCGTGATCTTACTGATTCTTTCCCCTTAAGAATCGAAGACTTGCTACAACGATCCTTGACCGAGCGCATTGTTGAACAGGGTGCTCGTCTGCTTTCTCCATTATTATAA
- a CDS encoding SANT/Myb domain-containing protein has product MKMRTYKHWTTKEDFKLINLRNKGKKYREIADILDRSPLSVEKRYRKIKYLDMYAVSH; this is encoded by the coding sequence ATGAAAATGAGAACCTATAAACATTGGACAACAAAAGAAGATTTTAAATTAATCAATTTACGAAATAAAGGTAAAAAGTATAGAGAAATAGCTGATATTTTGGATAGGTCTCCTTTAAGTGTTGAAAAAAGGTACAGAAAAATTAAATATCTAGACATGTATGCTGTTTCACACTAA
- a CDS encoding aspartyl-phosphate phosphatase Spo0E family protein has product MENTKEQLSNNIELVREEMIQAVVKYGLQNERTVKLSQKLDRLIVAFQKSTLKSSCDNSVCLRKSKLG; this is encoded by the coding sequence ATGGAGAATACTAAGGAACAACTGTCAAACAACATAGAATTAGTACGAGAAGAAATGATACAAGCTGTTGTAAAATATGGCTTACAAAATGAAAGAACAGTAAAGCTTAGTCAAAAATTAGATAGATTGATTGTTGCATTTCAAAAAAGTACATTAAAAAGTTCTTGTGACAACAGTGTTTGTCTTAGGAAGTCTAAATTAGGGTGA